One Drosophila teissieri strain GT53w chromosome X, Prin_Dtei_1.1, whole genome shotgun sequence genomic window, CCAAAGATACATATCATCATTGCTCCCATTGGCCGTGTGCATTCCACTTGATATGGGCACTTGCTTGAATTTTAACTAGGAACGACTGAAAGGTCTTGCGGTTAAAGCATTCAGCACTTGAAGTTCATCTATAGTCACAGTTTATTGGAGATTTTGTATGAAGATTATTTGTTACACGAAAAAGAGTGAATCGTTGTAGACTTTCCCAACATTTCATGATGAAGCCATTTCAATTATGTAGCCCCAATAAATACCAACAAATTCCGAATAATTCATAatccatttaataataaatactcCAAGTGACCCTAAGTGACCCACAAAAACGCAACTCCAAGTTTCCTCAGAATCCTTCAATCCCACAATGATCCCACACTTAAAGGTGATATACGAAAAAATCCATAGGGAAACCCTATGGACGCTGATTCTCATGTCAAGTGGCtagcacaaaaaaaggaagaaagaCAGTGAAAAGGATAAAGACTAAATCTCACTGCTTATCAGGTGAGATCAGGTGACAAAAATTAACCACACAATGCCACAGAACAGGGAAGAAATCAATAAGCAGGGGTTGGAGATGATGGCGGAAACAATTAGGCACCTGACTTCCTCAGGATGCCAAATAAACGGGATGCAGACTGTAACCGATCACGTTCCCACCTGGGGGGGATGTGGGATACAGGGATATGGGATGGATGGATGATCATCGTATCATCGAAGACTGATGTGGATTTGTGGATGCGACGGACGATCATGCATACACAATGTTGCGTATCATATTTCTTTGAGCCCAACCACTTTGCACTTGGAGTTTTTGGACTTTAGGCCCTCTCAGCGCACCTGATGAGAAAACACAATGAGATGGCCAATCACTTGACCTCTTTCaggatgttgttgttgctggaggTTCAAGTGCGTCTCCAGTGACAACAAATGTGTTGGCTGCTGCCAGTGGATTATGTCACCAGTGGGCAATTGTGAATGCATACACTGCAAAAATATAATGCAGCTgtcttcaatatttttaatagacCGTAAAAGTCACTTTCAATTGAATGCTAAACTAATAATATAATACCAAGAAATGAATAGGTAATATCAAATTtgaaacaaataaagtatattaaataGGGACTTTTCCAAGTGCAGAGATCGACTACAGCTCTTGGAGTTAGCAAGTCCGAGCGGAGAGTGTGCGCACTGCGCGAGGGCCATTGATGATGATCCGGCTGGCATATAAATAAGCCCAGCGAAACAGCCCAGCCAGCAGAAGTGACATCCACATCCCCTCTCAAGGCATCCTCACGTTTTACCCATAAAATACGTTTTCGACCGAAATTTGTTTTGGTAGCCGTGTGGTAGTTGCCTTTTAAACGATTCCCACGGAGGAACGACGCGCTACTGCGTGGGCggatacacagatactcagatacagaGATAGAGATACTGGATATACTGGCAGCCACATCATCATCTGACTGCTCTGTCGTCTTACTTACTTACATCATGATcattggattcggattcggattcagatgcCCAGATCATCCACAACAGCCCCTCCCAAATTAGTATGCATCGCACAATGCGGCATCGGACATTAAATGTGCGAGAGACACGTCGACCtcaaaaatggcaaacggaCGGAGTGACGAAaagctggagctgcagatgGAGCATACATTccatccaaatccaaatccattGCCATGAAGCACAGCCACATCAGCATGAACGACCACATCGCATCCCCATCAAGTACCAATTTAATGGCAGTTCTTCTTCTGTAGGAGCTTGCTTGCCAGATGCACAGCAAAAAAATCTGCGATAGATACATCAAATTGGCAGAAAGGGTATTTAACGCACATGCGTGTTTCATCTTAAAGGTAACCAGAATTATCAGTACTTTAAGCATGAACGTTTAACAAACTCAGTTTGTCAGtgtcaattatttattatatatttggtGTTCTGAGAAAATATGATTGATGATACAAAATATGTCCctttttatgtacatatgtatatagaatcCCTACGCTTTTTCTCGGTGTGAGGTATTAGTATTCCAGCAACGGATACATCGACAAGAGTTCAACTTCAGCGGAGGAAATTCCCATTCTCGTTCGCATTTCCAGTCTCTCCGTCTCCGGATGAATGATGCTCGGAGAGCCTCCTGAGACCAGGTTTTATGTCTGACACGTTCTTTTAGCTACCTTCCTCGGTTTAATGGACTCCCAGTTAACGATCCAATTTGTTGGTCGTAAAGCCCATGGCATTGATCACAATCGAAGCCACAGGATAATAAACTCTAGGAATGCACTGCAAGTCCATTGAAGTCTGCATCAGGTTCATAAAAAGATTCTGAAATAATCGTTTGTCTTTATAAGATTTAATGATCTCTAGAAACTATTCCGAAgattgaaaatatatgtatgtagtatgatgatctttttttttgaaccAGATTTATAATCATTAAACATCTCTTAAATGAAACAGCACGCAGTTTTATGAACAACCTAAAAAACTTTGACAATAGAAAAATCAACTCTCAAGTACAGATTACTCTTTGGGGACAATTGATACGATGATCAGCAGTGCGATCACGTGCGTTGCTTGGAGGATCTGGTAATGTCTATGGGAATCCTTATAGCTCACGGTTGGAAAATCAAGCGATACGGCGAGGGATCGATCAATCGTTCAATCATCGAGCAACAGTTAGGTTCAAGAAACCCCGGGAATCAAGAAAACTGGGATCTCTTTGGGCAGCCGGCCAGATCGGCAAGTACTTAAAATTCTGGGAGCAGATCGATGCAGCCCGGAGGCCCAACTATTTGGGCCCATGGAAGCCCATGTGCTCATAAAAGCCATCGGATTGTATTGTATTGGATTGGTCTGCGGGCTGTGCGATGTGCGATGTCCGAAGTCGCCGCCAAAGTGCGGAGAAATTATCAAAGAGAATGAAAGGAGGAGGGGTTTGGGGTCTTTGGGAGGCGGTCAGGTACGAGGTCTCAAGTCTGGGGTCTGGActttgaaaatggaaaagagaaAGACACTTCAACCACATAAcgcaaaagcaaagccaaacGCAAACGCAGACATGGACAGGAAATACTCTCTGTCATGATCATTTTCCATAATTAAACGGACGCAGCACAAGACATTGGCCAGTTGTGGGTTAAATGGGTTTGTTGGCCCCACTGGATATATACATaggtatatctatatatatggTTAGCTGGATATGTAGATACTCGACTACTTGGATTACTCGGGTGTCGCGCTTAATTGATTTGTCTTTTGACGCTTTAGCAATGACTCCGTTTTACTTTTGCACTCTAATAACTGCAACATTGATTCCAGCACCTTGACGGGTCTTTCGATCGACTATGTTCGCTATAAAGAGTGGTTTTGATGAAATCTAagtatttgatatatttttaaagaaactGATAAACATATTTCATTTCCTTTCTTTGAACTTTATATATTGTTTCTGTATccttacaaatatatatacgagtacgTTGTAGTGTATTAGCCCATCGACTTGTTTCATTCGGCTGAGCTACCAATTATCGTagctaattgaattatttgcaCAAGTGAAGAACTTATATTAATTAGCCGGGAGGATGTGGGTCCGCTCAGCACGACATGTATGGCCTTGACTGGGTGTTGGTGCGATGGGTGTTGacttggttggttggttggtttgtTGGCCAAACACCAAGGTGCCATCGATGATTTGGCCAAgatggcagcagcggcagaagcagcagcagctggtggGCGGATGTGGACTTGGATTGTGAATATTCGAATGGCCACCGGTAAATTGCGTTCAAGGCGGTACGTACGTGGCGAAGAATCCGGCGACCTTGCCTTACGGTACTCGATATTCTATACTAAGCATTCGTTTAATTAACCAGAAGCCTCCTATCCAACGCTACACGAGGAAGGTCTGGGCTAGAAGTGAGACTCGATTGGAGGTTGCTGACGCTACTTAAGTGGTGACCCCGACACGAGCCTTCACCGAAAATGTCCAGGGATTTAGTCAATAACGAGATCTGTTAATTGCAGTAGTGCGTCATACCTTTGTGGATATGAGGGAGAGTTTTTAAATGTAGTTAGTTTATTGGTATGTCTGTAGATCGAATAAGTTCAGTTTtccattaaattttaaaactataGATagcattttgttattttttaaacaaagagGCTTTTTCACACATAAACTTAAGTTTCCTATGAAGAATGCCATAACGTTGTTTTCTGATCTCCAAATTGAATCCCCGATCGACTCCCCTCTGACCCATTTTCTCCCAATTGACTCGCCGTGAATCTGGAACCGAATCCCGATTCTGGGCCGCGGGTTTCGGATAGTGGGTGCTCGATAAGCAGGGTAAATATTGAATCAACTGAAACGCAATAAACCCAAACAAacccgaaaaaccaaaaccaatgAGGCAACAAATCAAAACTCTCTGCCATTCGGATTCTCGTGTGTATTTTCCCTGGACCCTCTGGATGGGatggatatataaatatatatatatatttatatagcttATGAGGTACATGTACCCGTTTGTTTGCACCGATGTGTTGGACACCTGCCTGTTGGCCCGATAACTCCATCGAATATGGGATGGATGAGATGCGGACATCTCAGGTATGCCAGTGTCTATATCTTTGTTTGATTTCGCTCTGATCGTGTGAAGGTTTTGACTTATTTTTATGAGTGTTATCTTATCGCTTATGATTTACGATAGAGCAGGCTTGAAGGCTTGAGAATGAACGAAAGTGTTGCAAGATTTTTAGACTATgccacagagaaaaaaaagtaGCCCGGCCTGACGgttaataatgaattaaataatacattttttttatattaatcttATAAAAGATATGACCTCTGAAAATTAAAGCTGATTTGAATACTAGCCGAGTGTTTTCATACGAAATATTGGACTATTTGGATTATATTTTTCCTATGTGTAGTATTAATCTCGCGCCAAACACGAACGCATTTCATCCGGACGGATGTGAGCATTACTTTTTATGGATATTTATGTAGGGGACGTGACCGTCGAAAATACTCCCCGACACTCATATAACTGAAGAAAACCATCGCACGGACATGCACACCCACagcacacactcgcaaaaGAAGAGAAGAACTCTTTGGGGAGCTGAGTAGTTGTTGTTTGTAATGCCTTAGCAATCGATAAAGATGGGGTTACGGACACCGGACGACTGTTAATGTGTTGAAGCAGGAAATCGACGGACGACACACATTGCCAATCGTTTATCGATCTCCATAGGGCGCAAGAGACGGGGCAAGAGATTATTACGTTGATGGTGGTAGATTACGGTAAATCCCGCCACGTGACCAGATATATGCCCCTTTTcatacagatatatatatttattttataatgtttgaaaagaatttatatttttgtttatttaaagatgtaactatttaaaataaaaactacaaaCTAATAATTCCTGTTCGTGCAGTCGTGTTACATGGTTCTGGGtacaaaaaaggcaaaattAGCTGAGTGAGCACTTTTCAAGGTGGAGTGCTGCAGCCTCCTTACGTAAGGGCTGCCCTCGGGTAACACGACCGTCTGGAGCCAGTCTGCGATCATATGGCGAAACCTGAGGTTCTGGTCCTGTATGAACAatccaaccagccagccatccgTCCACGTCCATTAAGCCATCCATCCAATCGTGTGAGTTTCTTGGGTGTTGGCTACTAAACGTGATGCACTGCGCGTGCGCAAAGTTTCCCCCTTCGAGTCCCTGTTCTAGAAATGATTGCGTTGATAAGGCCATCGAAAGTGATACTAGACATGCGATAGCGCATCGCGGACATGGTAAGCGAATACCTTTGGGAACTAGCCATCACGAAAGGCGCCGCGCGAGAAGAGCTTCTCCTTCTTTGTGCTCCAGAACTTGAGACCCAAGCGCTCAGCTTTTGGCCTTGTCAGCTGATCTCGAAGCGAtttccaaatttaaatgtGACTAATGAAGGGCTCTTGGGAATTCGGGGCTCCCGAATAATACtctttaaatacatttaaagaGGAACAAGAGGTTTATCAAAACTCTCATTTCTCAgcttaaaaaatgtatgcttTTTAATCTTTAATCTGGTAAAATCCTATCATGATATGACTGTGTTTATGGGTGGTTTTAAGTAAAAAGTATTTGCGAGCTGTTTTGAACAAAACCCGGCAGTGATTTGATCGCATTTCCAGGCAATTGATATGCGGCCACTTCCTCCTGAACGGAGCTTGGATGTTTGGATGCCTTTGAGGCCTTTAAAAAGGCCCAAAGatatacaatataaaaaaaaactctgCTGTTAattacaacagcaacaagatgCCGCATTGCATTAGCAGAAATCAAACATGCAACGCAGCCAAGAGTCAGCCGACCAAACAGATGGATTGGATGGATGGTGGAGCTACTGCTACCAAATAGttgcaacattttcaattatgaAATGCTTCTTTTTCAGTGGATTGTGTGCAGGCCCGATCCGGCGATCCATCCGATTATATAAAGTGAGGCGAGCGTAAATCATAAAAGCGGCGAatgtatcttgcagataccAAAAATTGCATCGCAGCGCAGCGCGTGCCGTcagttaaacaaaaaaaagagaaaaaacgaCGTTAGCTCATCGAAGGTGGCAAAGTGGGCGGGGGGCGGTGGTGCAGGTGGTAcagtgggtggcggtgggtggcgTTGGGTGGTGATGGGCTtctctgttgtttttgttaattacacggcaacagcagccggTTGCTGGTTGCGCATGCGCCTCAAATTTGTTGCATTTACGCGAGatatttattatgatttcGCCGAGGTTTTTGCgccgttttatttttttctcttttgtattttgtttgttttatgaatgcggcaaatggaaaatggaaattaaagaGGAAGATTGCATGATGCACCACTAGATGCGGTTGTTTGGTCgctgcatttggcaactttgcCCACTTTATAATTTCTgatacatatttcattctaaTTGGAACCTTGTTTGGTATATTGTCTAGCAGGCTGCGAATTAATGATTtcaaatcaaagtcaaatcAAATCTGTCTTCTCGACAAACACTTTTACTGGGTCGTGTGATACGAGTCGACCTTTAAGCCTGAGTCGAGATGTCAAAGCAAAACGCTGAGAAAGACCAAGAGCAGTGCCTGCGTTGCTTGCACTGCATGAAAGTGATCCGATGTTCCCGTTTTAATACCGGTGCACTACTGCGTCACATCGAAGAGGAGCATCCGGATTTACTCGCGGCGGCTAGTACCAAGATTAGAAATACTTACAAACTCACCTCGGATCGGAGCAGCGGCGAAAGCCTGTCGCATATCAGAAAGCTATCGAGTCTATCCGATATCGAACTTAATGCAGCAGATTCCGATCGATGTAAGTTGATAATGCGACAAGAATATTTACCTAATGTATATGATGCATAGGTAAGAACAAAAGGAGGATCTCTAGCGATAACCTGGCCAAAAAATCATCGACTGCCAAGTGCAATGTGGATTATTCATGTCCAGCCTCTAAGGATTATCCATGCTCAAAAGCCAAGAACACTTCATGTCCCATTCCGAAGACCGATAAACCATCATTTCCGTGTCCGCAGGACGACATGGAGGCCTTTCGAAAGATGGCCTATAAATCCTCCGTTAGGCGATGGTCTGCCGTTGACGGCAGTCTTTTTTGCCCCTCTTGCGGTTATAAGAAGCGTCCAGTAATCAAATGCGACTCGGATTTGAATTCCGGATGGTGCTCATGGCCCTTTTGCTTTCTGCCTTGCCTAATATCCTCGGATAATGGAGAGTACCTATactgctgccactgcaacaCCTTTTTAGGCGTCTACAATCGCGAGAAAAATAGTGTTAAGCCCAACAAGCAGTATGCCTAAAAtcacaattttaaaaagagGTTTTATCGCGAGTATTTCCCATTTCGCAGTctttcaaaattgtttgtttacatttgcGTTTCAACACAATCACAATCCCCAGACAAGACTCTTTGAATATAAATTCGACAACCATTGGCATTACAAAACACCATCTCATCgctctatatatttattttaaaaattgatgTTCGCATgcccaaaataaatacactaaAAGAAGATTGTTTTATATTCTACTAAAATGTCCtacaataaaaatgtgttgtAAGCTTGAATAAAAAACCTAGTATTATAAATTGGCTAATATGCTGGCTATTAGTGTATTGTACAACTTTTTTTCTGGAAGACTCCACTGAGGAATCCCCAAACACTCTGTAGATTCCCAGGTCGTATTTTGGCCCTAGCAAATACAACATGACATGCAGAGGAGATCTCGAACGTGGTGTTGTGACAGATATGAGCAATTAAGTGAATGGTGTTTCTCGCTTTTTGTTGGTACACCTGGCCCACCCTGGTCACCGaagtaaaatgaaattggTGGGGAAAGATGGAAGCAGAGGGCTAACGGAAACTGCTGACCACTTATCCAGTTCGGTCAGCTTTCATCTAAGTCGCAGCACCATATCTTTTATGGCAATAAAACATATTACGAGTTGTTAGCTGCTGGTGTTTCTTAGTCACTtggatttttttctcattttgtgttttctcGTTTCTTGGGCGCAGTTAAAACGACACTCGTCTCGGGGTCAAAAGGTGCTGAGAACGGGCCGCCAAATGATGCTGAAATTGTGGAATACCGAAACTTGTTTCACCTgaactctgctgctgctggtgtgttgaaatacatatgtatttcgGACATTTGGTTCAGATCACCGAGCAGCCAAGTACTTTCCCAACGAAATCTTCGAGGAGGCGCCCTGAGAAAGTTTCAAGGCAATGCGCTTAAAGGATAAGGGGACAGCACATTTGACTAATTGGTCAGGCAGCTGATCACAGATCGTCTATATCTTTCCAAAGACAATTGATCGAAACAGGGTGAGGTTAGGGATTTTAACACGCAGACGAGTGGCCAAAGGAAAgatcatcctcatcatcatcatcccgTTTTGGGATGCTGCTCTACTTACGCCCCGGGGATCTGATCTGTCACCTTTagcgggaaagtgggaaaCAAGAAAATGGAAAGGGGTTGGCGAGGAATGGGGTGGTGAACCCATAAA contains:
- the LOC122624620 gene encoding uncharacterized protein LOC122624620 — its product is MSKQNAEKDQEQCLRCLHCMKVIRCSRFNTGALLRHIEEEHPDLLAAASTKIRNTYKLTSDRSSGESLSHIRKLSSLSDIELNAADSDRCKNKRRISSDNLAKKSSTAKCNVDYSCPASKDYPCSKAKNTSCPIPKTDKPSFPCPQDDMEAFRKMAYKSSVRRWSAVDGSLFCPSCGYKKRPVIKCDSDLNSGWCSWPFCFLPCLISSDNGEYLYCCHCNTFLGVYNREKNSVKPNKQYA